From the genome of Streptomyces sp. NBC_01317, one region includes:
- a CDS encoding GNAT family N-acetyltransferase — protein sequence MEFTAGGRFEVRMTRADVGKRVSVRQLTENGGPAEKFTDTVGVLTSWDDGVLLITRRTGESVRVPESSLVAGKVVPPAPARRRGPSATYRELALVGARAWQPVESEPLGAWRLRAAAGFTRRANSVLSLDGVPGAGLPLDEALERVRRWYGERGLPPYIQTATGAEGTQEPLCAELEKRDWYAEVSAEMRIAALAPLGDRDADVARVRLDRTCDEAWLGRYQRSSEPGPHVLHVLNSGPSVWFATVPGEAGAPAAIGRCVVDGRWAGFMAVEVDPAHRRRGLATAVMTALARRALEEGASAAWLQVESGNDGARALYEGMGFAVHHHYHHYRPA from the coding sequence GTGGAATTCACCGCCGGCGGACGGTTCGAGGTCCGTATGACACGGGCTGACGTGGGCAAACGGGTATCAGTCAGACAGCTGACGGAGAACGGCGGCCCGGCGGAGAAATTCACCGACACGGTCGGCGTTCTCACATCCTGGGACGACGGTGTGCTGCTGATCACACGAAGGACCGGCGAGAGTGTCCGGGTCCCGGAATCGTCCCTGGTCGCGGGCAAGGTCGTGCCGCCCGCGCCGGCCCGGCGGCGGGGCCCCTCGGCGACGTACCGGGAACTGGCGCTCGTCGGCGCGCGGGCCTGGCAGCCGGTGGAGAGCGAACCGCTCGGCGCGTGGCGGCTGCGGGCCGCCGCCGGATTCACCCGCAGGGCCAACTCGGTGCTGTCCCTGGACGGCGTTCCAGGAGCCGGCCTGCCGCTGGACGAGGCGCTGGAGCGGGTGCGGCGGTGGTACGGGGAGCGGGGCCTGCCGCCGTACATCCAGACCGCGACCGGCGCCGAGGGCACCCAGGAGCCGCTCTGCGCGGAGCTGGAGAAGCGTGACTGGTACGCGGAGGTGAGCGCCGAGATGCGGATCGCGGCCCTGGCGCCGCTCGGCGACCGGGACGCGGACGTGGCACGGGTGCGGCTGGACCGTACCTGCGACGAGGCGTGGCTCGGCCGCTACCAGCGCTCGTCAGAACCGGGACCGCACGTCCTGCACGTGCTGAACAGCGGGCCCTCGGTGTGGTTCGCCACCGTCCCCGGCGAGGCCGGGGCACCGGCCGCGATCGGCCGGTGTGTGGTGGACGGGCGCTGGGCGGGCTTTATGGCGGTGGAGGTCGACCCGGCCCACCGGCGCCGGGGCCTGGCCACGGCCGTGATGACCGCGCTCGCGCGCCGCGCCCTGGAGGAGGGCGCGTCGGCGGCCTGGCTCCAGGTCGAGTCCGGGAACGACGGGGCGCGTGCGCTGTACGAGGGCATGGGCTTCGCGGTCCACCACCACTACCACCACTACCGGCCGGCGTGA
- the dapC gene encoding succinyldiaminopimelate transaminase produces the protein MSAVSSRLPVFPWDRLEPYKATAAAHPDGIVDLSVGTPVDPVPDAVRRALSEAANSPGYPTVWGTVELRDALTGWAERRLGARGVTHSNVLPVVGSKELVAWLPTQLGLGAGDRVAYPRLAYPTYEVGVRLCGAEPVPYDDPTALDPAGLRLLWLNSPSNPTGAVLGPDELTRIVAWAREHGVLVFSDECYLELGWEAEPVSVLHPDVCGGSYDGIVAVHSLSKRSNLAGYRAAFLVGDPAVLGELLQIRKHGGMMTPAPVQAAMVAALADDTHVREQRERYAARRDALRAALEAHGFRIDHSEASLYLWSTRDEPCWDTVAHLAELGILVAPGDFYGPAGERHVRVALTATDERIEAAVKRLG, from the coding sequence GTGTCCGCAGTCTCTTCGCGTCTCCCCGTCTTCCCCTGGGACAGGCTGGAGCCCTACAAGGCGACGGCCGCGGCCCACCCGGACGGGATCGTGGACCTGTCCGTGGGCACGCCGGTCGACCCGGTCCCCGACGCGGTCCGGCGGGCCCTGTCCGAGGCCGCGAACTCCCCCGGGTATCCGACGGTGTGGGGGACGGTGGAGCTGCGTGACGCGCTCACCGGATGGGCGGAACGGCGGCTCGGCGCGCGCGGGGTGACTCACTCGAACGTGTTGCCGGTGGTCGGCTCCAAGGAACTGGTCGCGTGGCTGCCGACGCAGCTCGGCCTCGGCGCGGGCGACCGCGTCGCGTACCCCCGGCTTGCCTACCCGACGTACGAGGTCGGGGTGCGGCTCTGCGGCGCGGAGCCCGTACCGTACGACGACCCGACCGCGCTGGACCCGGCCGGTCTGCGGCTGCTGTGGCTCAACTCGCCCTCCAACCCCACCGGGGCGGTGCTGGGCCCGGACGAGCTGACCCGGATCGTGGCCTGGGCGCGCGAGCACGGCGTGCTGGTCTTCAGCGACGAGTGCTACCTGGAGCTGGGCTGGGAGGCGGAGCCCGTCTCGGTCCTGCACCCCGACGTCTGCGGAGGCTCGTACGACGGCATCGTGGCCGTCCACTCGCTCTCCAAGCGCTCGAACCTCGCCGGGTACCGCGCGGCCTTCCTGGTGGGTGACCCGGCGGTCCTCGGTGAGCTGCTCCAGATCCGCAAGCACGGCGGGATGATGACCCCCGCGCCCGTGCAGGCGGCGATGGTCGCGGCGCTCGCCGACGACACGCACGTACGGGAGCAGCGGGAGCGGTACGCGGCCCGCCGCGACGCCCTGCGGGCCGCGCTGGAGGCGCACGGCTTCCGCATCGACCACAGCGAGGCGAGCCTCTACCTCTGGTCGACGCGGGACGAGCCGTGCTGGGACACCGTGGCGCACCTTGCCGAGCTGGGCATCCTGGTGGCGCCCGGTGACTTCTACGGGCCCGCGGGGGAGCGTCATGTACGGGTGGCGCTCACCGCGACCGACGAGCGGATCGAGGCCGCGGTGAAGCGGCTCGGCTGA
- a CDS encoding TetR/AcrR family transcriptional regulator: MNSSETDPDDPKRAAVLTAALGVFGRYGFQKTSMAEVAQAAGISRPGLYLLFPNKEELYRATMGGVMERAQRAMEACFDDGTLGFEERVVGALDALMGQYVDTQVARDLGELLENSGPQLGSLFHDYQERARATISDRIAALAPPGVLTPELGADDVMDLLFSAALTWKQTAATRAEFRDKAARAVRMICRTAH; the protein is encoded by the coding sequence GTGAACAGTTCAGAGACGGACCCCGACGACCCCAAACGCGCCGCCGTCCTCACGGCCGCCCTCGGGGTGTTCGGCCGGTACGGCTTCCAGAAGACGTCGATGGCGGAGGTCGCGCAGGCGGCCGGCATCTCCCGGCCGGGGCTCTACCTGCTCTTCCCGAACAAGGAAGAGCTCTACCGCGCCACCATGGGCGGCGTCATGGAGCGGGCCCAGCGGGCCATGGAGGCGTGCTTCGACGACGGGACGCTCGGCTTCGAGGAGCGGGTCGTCGGCGCGCTGGACGCGCTGATGGGCCAGTACGTCGACACGCAGGTGGCCAGGGATCTCGGCGAGCTGCTGGAGAACAGCGGCCCGCAGCTGGGCTCCCTGTTCCACGACTACCAGGAGCGGGCCAGGGCGACGATCAGCGACCGGATCGCCGCGCTGGCCCCGCCCGGCGTCCTCACCCCCGAGCTGGGCGCGGACGACGTCATGGACCTCCTCTTCTCGGCCGCCCTCACGTGGAAGCAGACCGCGGCCACCCGCGCCGAGTTCCGCGACAAGGCCGCACGGGCCGTACGGATGATCTGCCGCACGGCGCACTGA
- the fdxA gene encoding ferredoxin, with product MTYVIAQPCVDVKDKACIEECPVDCIYEGSRSLYIHPDECVDCGACEPVCPVEAIFYEDDTPEEWKDYYKANVEFFDELGSPGGASKLGLIERDHPFIAALPPQNG from the coding sequence GTGACCTACGTCATCGCGCAGCCTTGTGTCGACGTCAAGGACAAGGCGTGCATCGAGGAGTGCCCGGTCGACTGCATCTACGAGGGCTCCCGGTCCTTGTACATCCACCCGGACGAATGCGTCGACTGCGGAGCCTGTGAGCCGGTCTGTCCGGTCGAGGCCATCTTCTACGAGGACGACACCCCCGAGGAGTGGAAGGACTACTACAAGGCGAACGTGGAGTTCTTTGACGAGCTCGGGTCGCCGGGTGGAGCCTCCAAGCTGGGCCTCATCGAGCGGGACCATCCCTTCATCGCCGCGTTGCCGCCGCAGAACGGCTGA
- a CDS encoding SDR family NAD(P)-dependent oxidoreductase: MSRITTPFDARSTAAEVIAGTDLTGKNAVVTGGASGIGLETARALASAGARVTLAVRDTGAGERAAAAVRATTGRGAVDVARLDLADRSTVDAFAAGRTEPLHILVNNAGVMALPERTTTPEGWEAQFATNHLGHAALTLGLHDALTAAQGARIVVVSSSAHLISPVVLDDIHFVSRPYDGWSAYGQSKTATVLFAVALAKKWAADGITANALHPGGIMTNLQRHLDDAQLRYVGATDEQGRRLEVPPGWKTPEQGAATSVLLAASPLVQGVTGRYFEDVNEAVVVTGEGDGRSGVAPYALDPEAADQLWAETTRLLGKS; this comes from the coding sequence ATGTCCCGAATCACGACCCCCTTCGACGCCCGCTCGACCGCCGCCGAGGTGATCGCGGGCACCGACCTGACCGGCAAGAACGCCGTCGTCACCGGCGGCGCCTCCGGCATCGGCCTGGAGACCGCCCGCGCCCTGGCCTCCGCCGGCGCCCGGGTCACCCTCGCCGTCCGCGACACCGGCGCCGGTGAGCGCGCCGCCGCCGCCGTCAGGGCCACCACGGGCCGCGGCGCCGTCGACGTCGCCCGCCTCGACCTGGCCGACCGCTCCACCGTCGACGCGTTCGCCGCCGGCCGGACGGAGCCGCTGCACATCCTCGTCAACAACGCCGGGGTGATGGCGCTGCCCGAGCGCACCACGACCCCGGAAGGGTGGGAGGCACAGTTCGCCACCAACCACCTGGGCCACGCCGCCCTGACCCTGGGCCTGCACGACGCCCTCACGGCGGCGCAGGGCGCCCGTATCGTCGTCGTCAGCTCCTCGGCCCACCTGATCTCCCCGGTGGTCCTGGACGACATCCACTTCGTCTCGCGCCCCTACGACGGGTGGTCCGCCTACGGCCAGTCGAAGACGGCGACCGTCCTGTTCGCCGTGGCCCTGGCCAAGAAGTGGGCCGCCGACGGCATCACCGCCAACGCGCTGCACCCCGGCGGCATCATGACCAACCTCCAGCGCCACCTCGACGACGCCCAGCTGCGGTACGTGGGCGCCACGGACGAGCAGGGCCGCCGCCTGGAGGTCCCCCCGGGCTGGAAGACCCCCGAGCAGGGCGCGGCCACCTCGGTCCTGCTCGCCGCCTCACCGCTCGTCCAGGGCGTGACCGGCCGCTACTTCGAGGACGTGAACGAAGCCGTCGTTGTCACGGGGGAGGGCGACGGCCGCAGCGGAGTGGCCCCGTACGCCCTCGACCCCGAGGCGGCGGACCAGCTCTGGGCCGAGACGACGAGGCTCCTCGGAAAGTCCTGA
- a CDS encoding ATP-binding protein, translating into MSLPLTRRIARAALLVAAGAAPVVGAAGSAGAAALPQTTDLGAVSALDGAAVGDTVDSGARTTTAVAGEAGSQAVKKTVPAAGKTVGTAGKTLTPAAQKLAGVTAGSAGEVLGETASAASGSAAPAAMLGGLPTSGLPTGGLPVGGLPIG; encoded by the coding sequence ATGTCCCTCCCCCTGACCCGTCGGATCGCCCGTGCCGCGCTGCTCGTCGCGGCGGGCGCAGCTCCCGTGGTCGGTGCGGCCGGCTCCGCAGGCGCCGCGGCGCTGCCGCAGACCACCGACCTCGGCGCCGTCAGCGCGCTCGACGGCGCCGCCGTGGGTGACACCGTCGACAGCGGCGCCCGGACGACCACCGCCGTGGCGGGCGAAGCCGGCAGCCAGGCGGTCAAGAAGACCGTTCCCGCCGCGGGCAAGACCGTCGGCACGGCCGGCAAGACCCTGACGCCCGCCGCGCAGAAGCTGGCCGGTGTCACCGCGGGCAGCGCGGGCGAGGTGCTGGGCGAGACCGCCTCGGCCGCCTCCGGCAGCGCCGCCCCCGCCGCCATGCTCGGCGGCCTGCCCACCTCGGGGCTCCCCACCGGCGGGCTGCCGGTCGGCGGCCTGCCGATCGGCTGA
- a CDS encoding transglutaminase-like domain-containing protein yields MDPESTGRRQRFAEEARGERPDLATLCLLIGAEGEPALGEAGLDAAQAELDRLAGLLPYGVRGSRAWAAALAELLGGRLGFHGSPDDYERLESSLLPAVLRRRRGLPILLSVVWMEVARRAGARVYGVALPGHFVIGLGDPAEQVLADPFAGGRPLTGQDAKNLVAEATGTAPGPGDGFSPDLISPADPLDIVLRVLNNIRAWAAARPERSDVALWAVELSLLLPSHPARLRYDHAHVLIQRGEFLSGAAEMEAYAEVVAAVEPSTAEAIRRRARAARAMLN; encoded by the coding sequence ATGGACCCGGAATCGACAGGCCGGCGGCAGCGGTTCGCCGAGGAGGCACGCGGGGAGCGCCCCGACCTGGCCACGCTGTGCCTGCTGATCGGGGCGGAGGGCGAACCGGCCCTCGGCGAGGCGGGCCTGGACGCGGCCCAGGCGGAGCTGGACCGGCTGGCCGGGCTGCTGCCGTACGGGGTCAGGGGGTCGCGCGCGTGGGCGGCGGCCCTCGCCGAACTGCTGGGCGGGCGCCTCGGCTTCCACGGCTCCCCCGACGACTACGAGCGGCTGGAGTCCTCGCTGCTGCCCGCCGTGCTGCGGCGCAGGCGGGGGCTGCCGATCCTGCTGTCGGTGGTCTGGATGGAGGTCGCCCGGCGGGCGGGCGCGCGGGTGTACGGGGTGGCGCTCCCCGGCCATTTTGTGATCGGCCTGGGCGATCCCGCCGAACAGGTGCTGGCCGACCCGTTCGCGGGCGGGCGGCCGCTCACGGGCCAGGACGCGAAGAACCTGGTCGCGGAGGCCACGGGCACCGCGCCCGGCCCCGGGGACGGCTTCTCTCCCGACCTGATCTCGCCCGCCGATCCGCTGGACATCGTGCTGCGGGTCCTGAACAACATCCGCGCCTGGGCCGCCGCCCGCCCGGAGCGCAGTGACGTGGCGCTCTGGGCGGTCGAACTCTCGCTGCTCCTGCCGTCCCACCCGGCGCGGCTGCGCTACGACCACGCGCATGTGCTGATCCAGCGCGGGGAGTTCCTCTCCGGGGCGGCGGAGATGGAGGCGTACGCGGAGGTGGTGGCGGCGGTCGAGCCGTCGACGGCGGAGGCGATACGGCGCAGGGCGCGTGCGGCGCGGGCGATGCTCAACTAG